GGCCGCCACGCCTTCGTGGTCACCGGCCGCGATCCCGCCCGGGCCGAGCCCTTGCTGGAGCTTTTGACCGCCGCGTCCGTCGCGCACACCTGTTTCGCCGTTTCCGGCGAACCGACCACCGACGCCGTCACGGCCGCCACCGTCCACGCACGCGCCGCCGACTGCGATTTTGTCATCGGCTTCGGCGGCGGCAGCGCCCTCGACGCCGCCAAGGCCGTCGCCGCACTCCTTACCAACCCCGGCGACCTGCTCGACTACCTCGAAGTGGTCGGGCGCGCCCAACCGCTCGTCCGTCCCGCCGCTCCCTGCCTCGCCATTCCCACCACCGCCGGCACCGGAGCCGAGGTCACGCGCAACGCCGTGCTCGCCTCGCCCACCCACCGCTGCAAGGCCAGCCTGCGAGATCTCTCGATGCTGCCGCGCATCGCGCTCGTGGACCCGGAACTCACGCGCGACCTCCCGCCCGCCATCACCGCCGCCACGGGGCTCGACGCGCTCACCCAGCTTATCGAACCCTACGTTTCCTGCCGCGCCAATCCGATGACCGACGCCCTGTGCGTCGGCGCGCTGCCTTTCGCCGCGCGCTCGTTGCGCCGGGCCTGCGACAACGGCCGCGATGACGCCGCGCGGGCCGACCTCGCTTTTGCCAGCCTGTGCAGCGGCCAGGCCCTCGCCAACGCCGGCCTCGGCATCGTCCACGGTTTCGCCGCACCGCTCGGCGGCATGTTCCCTGCCCCGCACGGCGCCGTCTGCGCCGCCCTGCTGCCGCATGCCATGGCCGCCAACCTCGCCGCCGCCCGTACCCGCCAACCCACCGGCAACACCGTCCGCCGCTACGATGAGGTAGCCCGCCTCCTCACCGGCCGGCCGCACGCGACGGCTGACGATGGGGTGGCCTGGGTGCACGCGCTCGTGGCCGCCTTATCCATTCCCCGCCTGTCCACCTACGGCGTGACGCCCGCCGACGTCCCGTTGGTCGTGGAGAAGGCCGCCGCGGCCAGCAGCACCAAGAGCAACCCGCTGCCGCTGACGACGGCAGAGCTTACTCCCATATTGTCTGCTTCTCTCTGATTTCGCTCCACTTGCCAGATCACCGCATGCCCTCCAGCTTGTCCGCGTGTCCCTTGCCGAGAAACAGGTGCAGACCATCGAAGACCTCCTCCTGATCGAGGACGCGCAGGAACGCCTCGCTGTCGTGGTGGACCGGGCGAAGAAACGTCCGCCGTTGCCCGAGGCCGAGCGCTCCGAGGAAAACCGCGTGAAAGGCTGCATCTCCGCCGCCTGGGTGGTCGGCGAACTGCGCGACGGCCGCTGTCATTTCCGCAGCGATGCCGACTCCCCGCTCGTGCGCGGGCTGGTCGCGCTGCTCTGCGATTTCTACAGCGACGCCACCCCGGCCGACGTCGCCGCCACTGAAC
The DNA window shown above is from Oleiharenicola lentus and carries:
- a CDS encoding iron-containing alcohol dehydrogenase, whose translation is MRFEFATAGRIVFGPGTLREVGSLARSLGRHAFVVTGRDPARAEPLLELLTAASVAHTCFAVSGEPTTDAVTAATVHARAADCDFVIGFGGGSALDAAKAVAALLTNPGDLLDYLEVVGRAQPLVRPAAPCLAIPTTAGTGAEVTRNAVLASPTHRCKASLRDLSMLPRIALVDPELTRDLPPAITAATGLDALTQLIEPYVSCRANPMTDALCVGALPFAARSLRRACDNGRDDAARADLAFASLCSGQALANAGLGIVHGFAAPLGGMFPAPHGAVCAALLPHAMAANLAAARTRQPTGNTVRRYDEVARLLTGRPHATADDGVAWVHALVAALSIPRLSTYGVTPADVPLVVEKAAAASSTKSNPLPLTTAELTPILSASL
- a CDS encoding SufE family protein, which gives rise to MSLAEKQVQTIEDLLLIEDAQERLAVVVDRAKKRPPLPEAERSEENRVKGCISAAWVVGELRDGRCHFRSDADSPLVRGLVALLCDFYSDATPADVAATEPELFEKTGLARSLSPTRLNGLRSVRARIRDFALAQVAS